From Nitratidesulfovibrio vulgaris str. Hildenborough, a single genomic window includes:
- a CDS encoding cytochrome c has protein sequence MDYPVWQLWGINGGLLVAIISVLHVFVAQFAVGGGFLLVHAATRAERAGSAEATFWVKRFTRFFLLLSMVFGGVSGVGIWVIISLISPAATSLLVHRFVYAWATEWVFFLGEIVALLVYYYGFGKMRFEDHRNVGLLYGLFAYLSLFMINGIITFMLTPGAWMQTQGFWDGFFNPTFWPSLLFRSALCAMLSGLFGLVWASLIDDERARELMTGVTRLWALVPIPFMAVGAWWYLGALPAPQLEMVLRRTADIRPFLEAFPWVLAALMVGGLAFFTRLPSGARVPVAALLLVLGLCQVGTFEWVRETGRRPWIVHGVIWSNGITPEAGAKSDLEGMLKVARWSGVKQVAEANMHEAGRELWQVQCANCHGLGAPMIDILPRIANRPLTGVEALITGQGALQGYMPPFVGTPAERRALATYLVNERDARRH, from the coding sequence ATGGACTATCCCGTATGGCAACTCTGGGGGATCAACGGTGGCCTGCTTGTGGCCATCATCTCCGTTCTGCATGTGTTCGTCGCCCAGTTCGCAGTGGGGGGCGGTTTCCTGCTCGTCCATGCCGCCACGCGCGCAGAACGCGCGGGGTCGGCGGAAGCCACGTTCTGGGTGAAACGGTTCACCCGTTTCTTCCTGCTGCTCAGCATGGTGTTCGGCGGTGTATCCGGCGTGGGCATCTGGGTCATCATCTCGCTCATCAGTCCGGCAGCCACGAGCCTGCTGGTGCATCGTTTCGTCTATGCCTGGGCCACCGAATGGGTGTTCTTCCTCGGCGAGATAGTGGCGTTACTCGTCTACTACTACGGTTTCGGGAAGATGCGCTTCGAAGACCACCGCAATGTGGGGCTCTTGTACGGCCTGTTCGCGTATCTCTCGCTGTTCATGATCAACGGCATCATCACCTTCATGCTCACACCCGGTGCGTGGATGCAGACGCAGGGCTTCTGGGACGGCTTCTTCAATCCCACCTTCTGGCCCTCGCTGCTCTTCCGCAGTGCCCTGTGCGCCATGCTCTCGGGGCTGTTCGGCCTTGTGTGGGCCTCGCTCATCGACGACGAGCGCGCACGGGAACTCATGACGGGCGTGACGCGGCTGTGGGCACTCGTCCCCATTCCCTTCATGGCCGTTGGCGCATGGTGGTACCTCGGGGCGCTGCCTGCACCGCAACTCGAGATGGTGCTGCGGCGAACCGCCGACATCCGGCCCTTCCTCGAAGCCTTCCCGTGGGTACTGGCTGCCCTCATGGTGGGCGGGCTGGCCTTCTTCACGCGGCTTCCCTCCGGGGCGCGCGTGCCTGTGGCTGCGCTGCTGCTGGTGCTCGGCCTGTGTCAGGTCGGAACCTTCGAGTGGGTGCGCGAGACGGGCAGACGCCCGTGGATTGTCCACGGTGTCATCTGGTCCAACGGCATCACGCCCGAAGCCGGTGCCAAGTCCGACCTCGAAGGGATGCTGAAGGTCGCGCGGTGGTCTGGCGTCAAGCAGGTTGCCGAAGCGAACATGCATGAGGCAGGACGCGAACTGTGGCAGGTGCAGTGCGCCAACTGCCACGGCCTCGGAGCCCCCATGATCGACATCCTGCCCCGCATCGCGAACAGGCCACTCACCGGGGTCGAGGCGTTGATCACCGGGCAGGGAGCGTTACAGGGCTACATGCCGCCGTTCGTGGGAACCCCCGCAGAACGGAGGGCCCTCGCCACCTACCTCGTCAACGAGCGCGACGCACGGCGTCATTAG
- a CDS encoding GNAT family N-acetyltransferase: protein MTPVTLHTTRLVLRPWLDSDRQPFAALNADPEVMRYFPAPLLREESDAMADRIVLLMERQGWGFWAVERTQDKSFMGFVGLHQPEDLPFSPCTEVGWRLARPYWGCGYATEAARASLSFAFGQLGLSSVVAFTAVSNTRSQGVMRRLGMTLESPFDHPRLPDDHPLRPHVLYRITHDRFAR, encoded by the coding sequence ATGACACCCGTGACGCTCCATACGACGCGGCTTGTGCTGCGGCCGTGGCTTGACTCCGACAGGCAGCCCTTCGCAGCGCTCAACGCCGACCCCGAAGTCATGCGGTATTTCCCCGCGCCACTCTTGCGCGAGGAAAGCGACGCGATGGCAGACCGGATAGTGCTGCTCATGGAACGGCAAGGGTGGGGCTTCTGGGCCGTCGAGCGCACACAGGACAAGTCGTTCATGGGTTTCGTGGGGCTGCATCAGCCCGAAGACCTGCCCTTCTCTCCCTGTACCGAAGTCGGTTGGCGGCTGGCACGTCCCTATTGGGGGTGCGGTTATGCCACCGAAGCGGCCCGCGCCAGTCTCTCCTTCGCCTTCGGGCAACTTGGCCTGTCCAGTGTCGTGGCCTTCACCGCCGTCAGCAACACCCGGTCGCAAGGCGTGATGCGGCGTTTGGGTATGACGCTGGAGTCCCCCTTCGACCATCCCCGCCTGCCTGACGACCACCCGTTGAGACCGCACGTCCTCTACCGCATCACGCACGACCGCTTCGCACGGTAG
- a CDS encoding late competence development ComFB family protein, translating to MAAPDDKFMVEGVDLSRTRNRNEIRVVKAIRTVLGEPPVYTPDPKDIQDIYALALNALPPRYAQHGTIVLRDPVRDEQILEAVRDAFIRVMEHPKA from the coding sequence ATGGCCGCCCCCGATGATAAGTTCATGGTCGAAGGCGTAGACCTTTCCCGCACCCGCAACCGCAACGAAATACGGGTGGTCAAGGCCATCCGCACGGTCCTCGGCGAACCGCCCGTCTACACGCCTGACCCCAAAGACATACAGGACATCTACGCGCTGGCGCTCAATGCCCTGCCCCCGCGTTACGCGCAGCACGGTACCATCGTCCTGCGCGACCCGGTGCGCGACGAACAGATTCTCGAAGCCGTGCGCGACGCCTTCATCCGGGTCATGGAACACCCCAAGGCGTGA
- a CDS encoding histidinol-phosphatase, with amino-acid sequence MITIDLHTHTSHSHGQATVQEMFEAGCARGLLVHGFSEHSPRPSGYDYPKDYRDKLTRSFPDYVEQVRTLAATYAPERTVLLGLEMDWLPGQEPFIDATIHRYDYDYVIGGIHFLGTWGFDYTPDDWQGFSPEQTADIYVRYFESLRRMAASGMFDIAAHPDIIKIFSAAAFHDWLATDKAKAVVRDALETMHTAGMAMEISSAGLRKPCKEIYPCPDIMRMAADIGLPVTFGSDAHCVNTIGWGFDTLADYARGFGYTRSVWMRRGERFERPF; translated from the coding sequence ATGATCACCATCGACCTGCATACCCACACAAGCCACTCCCACGGTCAGGCGACCGTGCAGGAGATGTTCGAAGCCGGTTGCGCACGCGGCCTGCTCGTACATGGATTCTCCGAGCATTCGCCTCGACCTTCGGGGTATGACTACCCCAAGGACTACCGCGACAAGCTCACCCGCAGCTTTCCCGACTATGTGGAACAGGTGCGCACCCTCGCCGCCACCTACGCCCCCGAACGCACCGTGCTGCTGGGCCTCGAGATGGACTGGCTGCCCGGGCAGGAACCCTTCATCGACGCCACCATCCACCGCTACGACTATGACTACGTCATCGGTGGCATCCACTTCCTCGGCACGTGGGGGTTCGACTACACGCCCGACGACTGGCAGGGCTTCAGCCCCGAACAGACCGCCGACATCTATGTCCGCTATTTCGAGTCGTTGCGTCGCATGGCGGCCTCGGGCATGTTCGACATCGCCGCCCACCCCGACATCATCAAGATATTCAGTGCCGCGGCGTTCCACGACTGGCTGGCGACCGACAAGGCGAAAGCCGTGGTACGCGACGCCCTTGAGACGATGCATACGGCGGGCATGGCGATGGAGATATCCTCTGCGGGATTGCGCAAGCCTTGCAAGGAAATCTACCCCTGCCCCGACATCATGCGCATGGCTGCCGACATCGGTCTGCCCGTGACCTTCGGGTCTGACGCCCACTGTGTGAACACCATCGGCTGGGGTTTCGACACACTGGCCGACTACGCAAGGGGTTTCGGGTACACCCGTAGTGTCTGGATGCGACGGGGCGAACGATTC